From Pirellulales bacterium, one genomic window encodes:
- a CDS encoding Crp/Fnr family transcriptional regulator — protein MMEKQAIDDLLRQLGFTAGLPDPVLDELASVSAVVRFPAGATIFREETKNPFVYVVERGHVGLDMHVPTRGRVRILSVGPGEMLAWSALLGDSVMTVSAVALEDTQAVAICGSTLAKLCSTNHEAGYLLMRRMATSLAQRLTATRLQLLDLFAEPTVAASAGLREE, from the coding sequence ATGATGGAAAAGCAAGCGATCGACGATCTGCTCCGCCAACTCGGTTTCACGGCCGGGCTGCCGGATCCCGTCCTGGACGAACTTGCTTCCGTTTCCGCAGTGGTTCGCTTTCCGGCCGGCGCGACGATCTTTCGGGAGGAAACCAAGAATCCGTTCGTGTATGTCGTCGAGCGAGGCCACGTCGGGCTCGACATGCACGTGCCGACCCGCGGACGGGTGCGCATCTTGTCGGTCGGGCCGGGCGAAATGCTCGCCTGGTCGGCCCTGCTGGGCGACAGCGTGATGACCGTTTCGGCGGTGGCGTTGGAAGACACCCAGGCGGTCGCCATCTGCGGCAGCACGTTGGCCAAGCTCTGTTCCACGAACCACGAAGCCGGCTATCTGTTGATGCGGCGGATGGCGACCTCGCTGGCACAACGGCTGACGGCCACGCGGTTGCAGTTGCTCGACCTGTTTGCCGAGCCGACGGTCGCTGCCTCAGCCGGTTTAAGGGAGGAGTAG